Within the Sulfurospirillum barnesii SES-3 genome, the region AGCGCACCACCCAAAAAATCCGAGCAGATGCGCTCTTAGCTCAGCTGGATAGAGCAACGCCCTTCTAAGGCGTAGGTCACACGTTCGAATCGTGTAGGGCGTACCACCTTTTAAGACGAAGCTCAAGCTTCGCAAAATTTACTACTGTTGTGTGCGGATATGGTGAAATTGGTAGACACGCCAGACTTAGGATCTGGTGCCGAGAGGCATGGGAGTTCGAGTCTCTTTATCCGCACCATCCCTATTTTAGGGACTTTCAAACAAATTTACTCTCACTTTAAGAATACTTCAAAAACATTTTTTTACTACATTTTAACTACAGCTATTCAATGTTAATTTTCTCTTTTTAAAACACTTCTTCTTTATAAACACTTACTCCATACAAATTTAAGTCAACTATTCTTATAATTTTATCAAGATTTAAAAAAGGACTTATAATGATAGAAATGATTAAATTTATCATAAGTGACAAAATATGAAAAATTATTTTAAACTATTTCCACAATTAGGGATTAATTCAGATTATTCTAAAAAAATATTGAGAAGATTCAAATATGCTTTAATTTATAGAAATGTTATAAATATAATATTTCTTATTCCTTGGGTAATTTTATTGTTCGAAGTTATGACTAAAGGGATAAAAGATGATGGTGGAGCATTTTTTATTTTAGGATTAGCTACTATGTTTGTATATCTCCCTTTAATAACTTTGTATTTCTTAATAAGAAATCGTTATGAAGGTCACTTAGAACAAATATATTTTGATGAATTTTTATCAAAAAAATTAAAAATATTTTATCATATTGAAGAATTATCCGATTTTACTTACGAGATTATTAAAGATATTACAAAATCAGCAAATTTAACAAATAACAATATGCAAGCATTAATATTTGCTTGTCAAGAAGCTTATGCGTTAGGAGCAGAAGGAGTATTTGTAGTAGGTAATCAACAGTCGGCCATTACATCTGGTAAGACAGATAAAAGAGGGAAAGGGAGCGTACAAACAACAGTTCTTGGCACAACATCTGTTAGGGCTCTAAAAAATATAAAAGAAAAACCAAAAAATAGTATTTCTCCTGATACTAAAGATTTGGAGTATTGGTTTGGGTTGTTGGAGAAGGGTGCGATTACGCAAGAAGAGTATGAGAAGAAAAAAATGGAATTATTGAACTAGGGGCATTTGCCACTAGTCAAAGTCATCATTGCTTATTAAACATAAATTGTGTAAAATTAACTAGCAAAATCAATAAAGGGGGTTGACTATGGGATATGTTGTCCGTAATGGGAAAGTTCAGCAAGCTCGAAGAGTGAGTGGTCTAACGCCTGGGCAGAAAAAAGAACTTTTTCAACAAACGCCTAAACAGCAAGAAGTTATAACAAGACTTTTAGCAAAAAGAGAGTGCACTACTGCTAAACAATCTAAAAGTGCTTAGGATTAAATGCTTTCACGCTTTTTAATAGAGCCTATCAAACAAAGCAAGCTGGAGAGTTTTTTTAAAGATCAATACTCTCCAGTTTTTGATCTTCCAAATACAGAAGAAATCTTCAAAAATACATTTGAATTGGCTTTTGATAATGAAGATGCAAAAGCAACTACTGTTATTCATGCTTGTTATGATCAAGTAAAAGAAAAATATTGTGCGTTCATAAACATTGGTACAACTACACAAATTGATGATATAGCTAGTCTTGCTATTGAATATATTTTCATAGAATCAGATTATCGAACAATACAATTTCACGAATTAGGAAATATGAAACTTTCTGAATACCTTTTGTTGGATTATACAATTGGAACCATTGGGTTTAGTGTTAAAGAACAAATTGGTATTCACGTAATTGGACTTGTTCCAGTCAATGAAAAAGTTCGCGAGATATATGAAAATATGGGCTTTATTTCTTTACCAAAATCTGGTTCACATGAAAATGAAGACTGGATGATTTTCAATATTTGATGAACTTAATCAGAAAAATGGAGTTATTGAGCTAGGGGCACGTGCGCCCCTAGCTCTTAAGCTTTGCGGACGGTTATTTGCAGCAGTGGCAT harbors:
- a CDS encoding SHOCT domain-containing protein is translated as MKNYFKLFPQLGINSDYSKKILRRFKYALIYRNVINIIFLIPWVILLFEVMTKGIKDDGGAFFILGLATMFVYLPLITLYFLIRNRYEGHLEQIYFDEFLSKKLKIFYHIEELSDFTYEIIKDITKSANLTNNNMQALIFACQEAYALGAEGVFVVGNQQSAITSGKTDKRGKGSVQTTVLGTTSVRALKNIKEKPKNSISPDTKDLEYWFGLLEKGAITQEEYEKKKMELLN